CGGCTCTGGCCTTGGGAAGTTGTAGCCTCTCAGTTGTTCCTCTAccccagaattcctgttctcCAGCTGCAAATGCCGTCCACTGTAGGCACTTCCATGGAAGATCAGACCTGTAGCCCATCTAATTCAGAATCCCATCTTTGTCAGTGGCCAGTACTTCAGAAACAGGTGTAACAGGTCATTAAGAAATAACCAGCCTAAGTTTCTCCCTAAATCTATCAGTTAAGAGTCAGTGCAGGAGGATCTGTCTCCCTTATGCTTTTGTTTTCCTGTCCTGTCTATCACCGGATGGCCTCATTCTCCACCTGTCCCTCTGCTCTTCTCATCTCTGCGCCGAAGGCTCTAACTCTGTGTAAATATTTTGAGAAGCAGAAGCTCAACTTCTGGGGCAAGAAGGTGATTGAGCTGGGCGCTGGGACAGGCATCGTGGGCATACTTGCCACTCTGCTTGGTATGTACAGTTGCTTGACAGCGGAGCTGAAgcatggggtggcgggggggaggcggCAGTCATGCATCTGATCTGTGGCATTTCTAAACTACCTATCACCATAGTGTCTAACCACCTAAATGGGACCTGATGCGGACGCGCTGTACAGAGAGACCTGTTAAGGTTTTGTAACTGGCCTGCTGGTGACAGCTCGCAGGTGTGCCCAACTTTGCTCATCTCAAGATGGCATCAGCAGCTTAGTGGAAGTCCAAGGGCCTCCTCCGCTTATAGCGTGGCAAAGATAACAACTGCCCCCCTATTTAGTACAGTCTGTAGGTTCAAGAGGAGGCTGCTGGCTGAGTGTGCTGGGCCTCTCCCTAGCCCTGCATTAGCTGGTATGTATAGATAGCCTGGGGATTGGAAATATGGATCTGTTGCATGGTCATGGATCCAGGTAGCCAGTGAAAATTCTGCAATGTCTGGATAATGCGTACCGGGAGGGTTGGATTCTCCTAACCAACACCTACGCCTTCTGGGTTGCTCTTGTCTTTTCCAGGAGGAGATGTAACCATCACAGATCTCCCTCTGGCTTTGGAGCAGATACAGGAGAATGTCCATAGGAATGTGCCTGCAGCGCATTCGGCTCGGGCCAGAGTTTGTGCTCTGTCCTGGGGTCTGGACCACGAGGAGTTCCTGAGAGACTACGACTTCATCCTGGGTGCAGACATAGTTTACCTGAAAGACACGTACCCCTTACTAATCAGGACCCTCCGGCACCTCTGTGGCCCTCATTCAACCATCTACCTGTCTTCCAAAATGCGGCAGGAGCACAGCACGGCTATGTTCTACGAGGCGCTGCTCCCGCTGCACTTCACTTCAGAACTGGCCTATAGGGATGAAAATGAGAACATTAACATCTATAGAGTCACCAGCAAGCAGAATAGCTGAGGTTAGGGTGGACCTTTCTCCCTGGCTGGAATGGTGTTGACTCTGCCTAGTTGAGAGTGCAGGGGGCCAGATTCCTCCTTTCTGCCACCAATATGGACCCAAGATGTCGttagcaccaccaccaccaccacaaaccaCCTGGGGAGAGAAGCTGGGTTTTTAGCTTTTCCCCAGACCTGGGGACAGTTTCTTGCCATCAGTGGAAGTTCTAAAGGCAAAGATCTTTAAGAGGATGGCTGTTTTAGACCCATCCCTGGAACCCTGGCCTTCCAAGCCAAAAGGTCTTCTGCCACTGAAGCAGGCCAAGTGACTTGAAGCAACCACCAAGTGCATTAAACTTCTCTTAAGAGACACCATGGTGCCTTGTTCCTATGATTTGgctaaatatattttttcataaCTTTTCATATTTGAATTAAAGGTGGATTTCATGTGTCACTCCTCGGGAATTGtggtgaaggggaaaaaagagtgAAACTGTAAATGACTACAAACTATTTTGTACACCGGCACCCTGTCTTGGGTAGGCTCTGGCCCCCTAGATGGCAGTGCAGCTCTGCTTATGTGCAGGCTGCATACCTTCTCTCAAGAGGTAATGAAGGCTCTCCCTTGGGTTTTATTTAAGTAGAAATGGATGTGTGCATGCCCAGCGTTGTAAATGTTGCAGGTGCTAGAGGCTGCACTGCTGTGGGAACCACCcttggcccctgccccaggcacagcCACTTTCtgcggaggagggagggagaggcactTCCTTGGCTTCTGATCAGCGTGTCAGCAACCCATGTGTACACCCTTCACTTTTACCCAGCATAGGCTGTGACTATACTGCTGGGTGCTTTCCAAGTGATAATACCTACCTTGTAACTACATAGAAATGTTCCCTTCCGAGAGAAAGCCTTGGGGCTCCATTAAACAGGCATGGCTGTATGTATAGCATGGGGGTTTTGTCAGAAGGTACAGGGGAAATATTGAGGCAGGAGGACTTGCTCCGAGCAGGACAGGTCCCTCTTCTGCTCTGCACGTGTTACTCAGGGCCAATATGAATCCAACAGGGCCATGAGCAAGTGGCCCACTGCCCAGTATGGGCTTTGCTTTGCTACATCCTCCTGTTCTGTGGTTTATTGGTAATAAATGGGAGAGTGCAGGCCACAGGATAGggcctcaggactcctgggttctattgctgGCCTTAGTGGAAATCCTGGgaggcaggatgcctgggttccattcctggctggggaggggaggtaggactcctgggttccccagGTGGGAGGGGCATggtatgggggagaggggggcagggcagcctttGGGGGTGGGAGATAAATGAACAGGAGATGGGTTGTCCCGCCCTCCCTGCGGCAGCAGCCAATGAAACGGCTCGTTCCTTCCCCGCCTCCCTGCCATTGGCTTCTGTCGTCATCATCTGCGACGGCCAATCGGCTCCGCGAGGGTTCAGGGCGCCGACGTGATCAGGCGGCGGGGGCATTTCTCGCGCACGCGCCCTCGGGCTGGCTGCTTATGCCGGTGCCTATAGGCTGCGGGACGTGTGACGTATAACGTGCGCGCCGCGGCGGCCGGCCCCGGCAGGGAGCGGGATGCAGAGGGCGGCGCTGACCGGAATTTGCGGCCCCCTGCGCGGGGGGGGCCGCCCGGGGCCGGTGAGGGGGGGGTAGGCCggggtttccccccccccaggggagctggtcccggcccctcccccccgcctatCCTGGCTcctgtggggggcggggcaggacgcctgggttccctcctCAACCCCGCCCGGACTCGGGGTATGGGGCTCGCTCCCGAGCCTGGGCacggtgacccccccccccttcccccggccTGGTGCTGGCCCGGGGCGGCCGTCCCTGGAGCCAcgtgctgccccagcccagcctgggcctTGTCCGAGCTCCTGCAGTGGCGGGTTCCCGGCCTGTGCATACACTTGCAGCGGGAGGCAGTAAGGAGcatgcagccagtgggagcaaaTGAGAGGAAGGGGTTACACAGTAGGGGGCTGAACTAAGTTAATGCTGAGATAGACAGCAGGGCTGGGGTTCGGTCACCCCCAGCGTGAGGCTGTTCCTTACCCCTTTCTTCAGCATCCAGGGGGCCTCTCCTGCATGCGACTCCAACTTTTATCTTCTCCCCGCCGGCAGGTCGTTTCCTGGCGGCCGGTTTGTCTCTTTCACGCTGGTCTCCGTGCGTTTGCGGCAGATAAGGAGCTGCTGGTGAAGCTCAGGAAGAAAACCGGTTATTCCTTCGTGAATTGTAAGAAAGCCTTAGAGAAGTTCAGTGGCGACTCCAAACAGGTGAGAGCTGCTTGAACTTCACCCTGAGATTgcactgaatttcagtgggatttgggtgcctaactcccttaggcttcttTCAAAGTGTCAATCTGAGTGAGTTGAGACTGGAATTCCTCCTTGGGTGCGGGGAGGGTGCGCACTGCATTCAGGTGTATAAAAACAAAGGAAGGGTATATTTAAAACTGAGTGGTTCCTTTTACTTACCTCAGTCCATACTAAAGGAGATGGTGCATAGATACCAAGGCAATAGGTTTAATCGTGTTTCTGTTGTAGTCATTATGTAGGATTCCCTCCAACGGGCATTGATCATCAAAGGCTTGATTTTTAGAAAGGTCTGGATAATGTTGTGATCTCTATAGCTGTACAAACCAGGGGAACAGCCGTGGGTAGTGGTGTGGCTCCCCACTTTACCAACCTCTTTGTAGACCGCCtgaaggaagaatttctggaaaaatgcaccatgaaaccaaCAAAATAGCTGAGATACTTTAATGATATTTTCATTCTCTGGGCAGGGATCTAAATTCCCTtaatttccaccacaacttcagcaaccaccacccatccatcaaaTTCCCTAGAACACACCCACACGGACATCAGCTTCCTAGACACCACAATCCGCTTCAACAGTGGGATCCTACTAACAACTTTATACAAGAAGCCACTGATCACCCTGCAAAGCAACCACTGCAGACACACCAAAAAATCCATaatctacagccaagcactctGTTACCACAGAACTTGCTCCAAAGAGAGAGTCTGGGATACACACCTAAACACATTTAAAGTTGCCTTTGCTAAACAAGAACACTCCCCCAGCAAAGCAGATCGTATCATAGAAAGGGACATCCAGATACCCTGGAAGAACCTGCATCAGTACATGAAAAAGAAACCCACTGACCTCACctccctagttgtcacctactaccccacactggttatcatcAAACAAgtacaacccatacttgatgggggaccacatcctgaaagaaatgtttcctgaaccccctcttctggccttcaaacaactcccAAGCCTTGCCAaactcatcagaagcaagctccccatagaccagggtggataaaaatcaatgatttaaaaaaaaaaaaaattcttatttaaattggatttttttgataaaatgttttttcctcaaaaagcatctAAAGAtcgttttaattaagatacattatagctcaaagatatctcatcatggaatagggattataaattctaattctataatgAGACAATAtgttcatgtaatgtttaagaaaagttttgtaaataaactccaatagttcatggattaggaatCCAGGGGCTTCTgcatagattatttaggttaatctttctatctacccaatgggactcagtgctcagtctagaagataccatcagagatgcaggatgttaggaatcattaaaaaggggatagagaataagactgagaatatattattgcccttatataaatccatggtacacccacatctcgaatactgtgtacagatgtggtctcctcacctcaaaaaagatattctagcactagaaaaggttcagaaaagggcaactaaaatgattaggggtttagagagggtcccatatgaggaaagattaaagaggctaggactcttcagcttggaaaagagaagactaaggggggacatgatagaggtatataaaatcatgagtgatgttgagaaagtggataaggaaaagttatttacttattcccataatacaagaactaggggtcaccaaatgaaattaataggcagcaggtttaaaacaaataaaaggaagttcttcttcatgcagcgcacagtcaaattgtggaactccttacctgaggaggttgtgaaggctaggactataacaatgtttaaaaggggactggataaattcatggtggctaagtccataaatggctattagccaggatgggtaagaatggtgtccctagcctctgtttgtcagagagcagtgatggacagcaggagagagatcacttgatcattacctgttaggttcactccctctggggtacctggcattggccactgtcaggttactgggctggatggacctttggtctgacccagtatggccattcttacgttcaaACCCTTTATGCATAAGAATCTAACCCCTAATTGCGCGCTTCATTTCAAGAGACCACCTCCAACGTGCATTACTCCTCTTGCTTAACAATCTttcccaacttgtatttagctcagataCTCTGCTTTCtgtcccagacctaaagaagagctctgtgtagcttaaaAGTTTGTACCTTCcatcaacaaaagttggtccagtaaaagatattatctcgtctctctcatgtgctgggaccaacatggctacaacggCACTGCAAATAATCATCCCAAATGGGACAGCACCACACAGTTGGTCAGTGTCCTGTTGGCTTGGGTTTCTTGCATTTTTTGGAACCATTAGGACATGGTGTGACCATTATGGTCTCTCCTATGAGGCTACTTTTCCACTTTCAGTGTTACCAAACTTAGGTCAAGCAGAGAGTTTGGGCTCTGAACTGACTTTTGTTGGGTTCATCTTCTTGGTTTTGTCTTCAAAGGCTGAAGCCTGGCTGCATGAGCAGGCCCAAAAGGAGGGATGGAGCAAAGCTTCCAAACTGCAGGGCAGGAAGACAAAAGAAGGCCTTATCGGGCTGCTGCAGGAGGGGAACGCGGCAGTGATGGTGGAGGTAAGCTCCTCCCGTAGTGTGTGAGGGACCCTTTCCTTGGGATGGAGTAAGTCGTATTAACCTGGTAGCTTGAGCTGGCCCGTGGGCATAAGTTCAAATCTTGCAGCTGTGAGTTTAACTTggttaaaatattaaatagacCAATCTGTCTAGTTAAATCATGATTAACAGAGAAGATCTGGCCTGAATGATACTACATGGATTCCTTTTAACTGTAGGACTGacggagggtttgtttctgtttCTAAGTAGAATAGTAATAGCCTGCTCTGAAAAGGTGGAGGGCTTATTTCTGTCACATCGGGCTGCTGACTTCCCTGACAGCAGCTCTGACTGCTGTAACGGCCACCCCTTAAGTGGAGTGGCAGCTGTCAGACAATGACATCAGGATAACCAGCTGTTTCTCTCTACCAGGTGAACTGTGAGACGGACTTTGTGGCCAGAAATGTCAAATTTCAACAGTTAGTTCGGCAAGCAGCAACTGGGACAATGTTCCACCATCAAGGAGCTAAGGACCATTTAACCACATATATCAAGGTAAGAGAGATCTATCGAAAGGACttatccttcctccccccccccatctgacCACCTCTCCTTCTTGAATAGAGATGTTCCTCCCAGCACCTccatgaggtagggaagtgctattgaGCCACAAAGATATGGTGGCCTTGTCTGCACTTTGCCAGTATAGCTCTGCTGGcagagccccctagtggagactcACCGTATATAGACTCTTCTTttatgttccattctatacatccgatgaagtgggctgtagcccacgaaagcttatgctcaaaatttgttagtctctaaggtgccacaagcactcttGTTCTTTTTACGTAGGCCAACGGAAGCACACTTCTAGCGGCACAGTTGTGTCTACACCTGGGACTTTGATGTTACAACTGTGTTGTCTAGGggaatgtgacttttttttttcacaccaacgtagctatgtcagcaaaactttgaGTATAGGCATAGAGCgaatctacactagaaaattagatcgACCCAGCTACTTCGCTCAGGGGTGGAAAAACCCCACTCCCCTGACAGATCAAAGTCCCATGTAGCCAGCGCTAGGTCGACGGAATAGTTCTTCTGTCAACCTCGGTGCCGCCTCTCGGGAAGGTGGATTTACTACATCAAATGCATCTCGCTGAAGTGGAATTCTCACTGATGCTGGCCTGACTAAGACGTCCTTCCCAATCATGAGCTTTCGGCCAAGCCCCTTTGCTGAGATATGTCCCAGCGAAGCAGCTATCCCGCCTCAAAATCCTTATTTGGATTAGGGGACATGATGAAGTATTGGAGGAATTTGTTCTGCGTAATCTCCAATGTGTAGAAGTCAATTGAATAGGAGGTCGTCTGGCGGTGCTGTGTGAGGATACACCACATGAGGCATCTCTTGGAGTTGCTGGGGGCGGGAGGCTCCTGCTCTCCCAGAGTCAGGGGGCTTGCAGTTAATCCGTTGTCTCTGTCTCTTTCAGCGTTTCATGAAGGCAGCTGAGCTTTCTCAACTGCGGACCGGGCCGGCTGGATGTTTGCTCAGCGACCAGCTGGCTCTAGCTATAGGTGGGTGCTCTAGTACCAGATGTCGGTTAGAAGATACAAATCAGGGAGGCGATTGTGTGGCTTCCATCAGCCTTGTGCGGGATTGACTGAGAAACCCCTTCCGCTGGGAGGATTCCACCTTTCGTCCTGCGTTCATGGGGCTGGCTGCCATGAGTCTTGTCTGTTTCCAGCCTCACGGAAACTGCTTGTGCTGATGCCTCTGACAGCACGGAGGATGCAGTGAGGCTTAGTTGGGGACCATTAAATTCTGTGAACTGTCCTATAACCATTCCCAGGCACTCAGAAGTCGTACTGCTGCAAAGTAGTCCAGAGGGAGTTTTCTGATGTGGGGCATCCCTTTAGGCTACTGCAGTGTGCTGTCATTCTAGCATTTCTAATACGCAGTGAGCTAACCAAGCTCTTTCTTACAGAAAGGGgttttctgttttattaaatgcaggggagagggtcaGATACTGTGGGGACAGGCCTAGTACCTATATTGAGACACCTCTCCAGCCCTGAGCAGCAAAACTACCAAGGAACCTGACATCTCAAAGGTGGGGCGGGAGAGGGCAGAAAGCTGCAGCAAATGGCCCTGCCCCAGAACACTCGGCCTGATCTGTCCCTTTCAGAATGAAATAAGACCTGTTCTTGTTTTgggtttttaaaggcaaactcgGGGAGAACATGGTTATCAAGAGGGCTGCCTGGATGGCCGTGCCAGCGACCTACTACATTGGCTCTTACGTCCATGGGGCATTGCCAGGGGATAATCCCTCCCTGTCTAACGTGGCACTTGGGAAGTACGGTGCCTTAGTGATCTGCCACGCCTCTGAGCAGAGCCAGAAGTCAAACCTTGCTGATCTAGGCCGGAGGCTGGGTCAGCATGTAGTGGGAATGGCCCCTCTGTCGGTGGGATCTCTGGAGGATGAACCTGGCGGAGACACGGAAACCAAAATGCTTGCCCAACCTTTCTTGCTGGACCCCAGCATTACCCTGGGCCAGTACGTGCAGCCCCAGGGTGTGTCTGTGCTGGACTTTGTGCGGTTCGAGTGCGGAGAGGACACAGAGATACCAGAAGCGGAGGAGACGCAGCAACGTCTCGCACAGGAAGAAAACTCTTCGTAATCTCACGTCTGCGGCCGTGGGCCGGGCATTTACATATCGGATCAGTAAGGAAATAATTATGAGACATGATCAATAGTGAATTAATCTCACATGTTCTGGACATTTCATACAGGTAACTTTTTTTGCAAAGCATTAAAGGACCTTGGTAACTGTCCTGTACTAAGCATCTGAGGGCATTTTATATCCAGTGGGCTGGCCTGTTTCTAGGGAAGTCAGCAGGGAGCGTTGGATCGTAGCTCATGGTTCAAGCTACATGCACAGACTGCTGCAGTATATGTTGAAATAATCTTAACCCCATGGGGCCAGGATAGGGAGCCTCTGAGGTTTAACCATTTAGACCAATATCCATCCGCTGATCCCAGACTCTCCTCCTCTTAAGCTACTCCCACAAAACCAGACTAGCTCCTTCACTCACATCCCCTCCCCTGGACAATAACAGTGTAGGGCAGCCAGCTAGCAGTGTGGCAGGGCTGTTGCCTGATGTTGCTTAGACCCACCCGAAGAACAGTTCCTGCCCCTGGGCGCACACGATCCTGCCAGGGAACTGAGTGATGTCTCAAGGGGCACAAGCTGTTTCTTCAGCAGGTGCAGCGGACCGGGGCCATGTATGCTGCCCACTAGGAAGAAGGCTCCAGTGCTTGGCTAGCCAGCTGGAGACGCTTCCACTTTGATCCCAGCCCAAACAGTAGTGAGTATTTGGCCTGTATGCAGGACTGCCACCTTCCTCTTCAGCTGGCTCCAACCTGTGATAAAAGGGCCATGATTTTTGCCTGGAGGAAATTGTTTCAGCCTGTAATAGATCTCTGGCCAGGTGTGTCTCTGCTACAGCATGAGCCACTCCCCTGGAGACAGAGCTGCTGTGCAGGAGGGTGCATTTTGAGACACTGCTGCATCCAATCAAGGGGAAGCCTGATCTGTTACCGGCTGCAGCTGTGACACTTCACAGCCTTGGGGGAGCTTGTAGCTTGGTGACTCAGTTACATGCCTGGCTGCTGAGGTGTAGCAGTAGGCTGGGATTTGTGGGTCTTGAGTGTGTTTAAGACTCAATGTGGACAGAGGCAAGACTGAAGAAATGGGGGTAAAGAACTTCTTGGCAGGTCCTAGGAGAAACCCGCCCGGGCACTAGGGCATTAAGTGCCAGCCGCAGCGCTGCTGGGTATCGCTCACCCACAGATTTGTCCACCCAGCTTGCTTGGTAGTAAGCATTAAGGCACCACATCTAGTTCACATGatacatctttatttttaaa
The DNA window shown above is from Mauremys reevesii isolate NIE-2019 linkage group 25, ASM1616193v1, whole genome shotgun sequence and carries:
- the EEF1AKMT3 gene encoding EEF1A lysine methyltransferase 3 isoform X2, which encodes MAASRQPLFCHVEFGGAVAAREPPEAAPEGLEAVFPREVGLFADAFPEETRYGFCGHVLTIAQHHGARLGVAAPVWEAVRALTLCKYFEKQKLNFWGKKVIELGAGTGIVGILATLLGGDVTITDLPLALEQIQENVHRNVPAAHSARARVCALSWGLDHEEFLRDYDFILGADIVYLKDTYPLLIRTLRHLCGPHSTIYLSSKMRQEHSTAMFYEALLPLHFTSELAYRDENENINIYRVTSKQNS
- the EEF1AKMT3 gene encoding EEF1A lysine methyltransferase 3 isoform X3 translates to MAASRQPLFCHVEFGGAVAAREPPEAAPEGLEAVFPREVGLFADAFPEETRYGFCGHVLTIAQHHGARLGVAAPVWEAALTLCKYFEKQKLNFWGKKVIELGAGTGIVGILATLLGGDVTITDLPLALEQIQENVHRNVPAAHSARARVCALSWGLDHEEFLRDYDFILGADIVYLKDTYPLLIRTLRHLCGPHSTIYLSSKMRQEHSTAMFYEALLPLHFTSELAYRDENENINIYRVTSKQNS
- the EEF1AKMT3 gene encoding EEF1A lysine methyltransferase 3 isoform X4 encodes the protein MAASRQPLFCHVEFGGAVAAREPPEAAPEGLEAVFPREVGLFADAFPEETRYGFCGHVLTIAQHHGARLGVAAPVWEAKLNFWGKKVIELGAGTGIVGILATLLGGDVTITDLPLALEQIQENVHRNVPAAHSARARVCALSWGLDHEEFLRDYDFILGADIVYLKDTYPLLIRTLRHLCGPHSTIYLSSKMRQEHSTAMFYEALLPLHFTSELAYRDENENINIYRVTSKQNS
- the EEF1AKMT3 gene encoding EEF1A lysine methyltransferase 3 isoform X1, which encodes MAASRQPLFCHVEFGGAVAAREPPEAAPEGLEAVFPREVGLFADAFPEETRYGFCGHVLTIAQHHGARLGVAAPVWEALRVSAGGSVSLMLLFSCPVYHRMASFSTCPSALLISAPKALTLCKYFEKQKLNFWGKKVIELGAGTGIVGILATLLGGDVTITDLPLALEQIQENVHRNVPAAHSARARVCALSWGLDHEEFLRDYDFILGADIVYLKDTYPLLIRTLRHLCGPHSTIYLSSKMRQEHSTAMFYEALLPLHFTSELAYRDENENINIYRVTSKQNS
- the TSFM gene encoding elongation factor Ts, mitochondrial; translated protein: MQRAALTGICGPLRGGGRPGPVVSWRPVCLFHAGLRAFAADKELLVKLRKKTGYSFVNCKKALEKFSGDSKQAEAWLHEQAQKEGWSKASKLQGRKTKEGLIGLLQEGNAAVMVEVNCETDFVARNVKFQQLVRQAATGTMFHHQGAKDHLTTYIKRFMKAAELSQLRTGPAGCLLSDQLALAIGKLGENMVIKRAAWMAVPATYYIGSYVHGALPGDNPSLSNVALGKYGALVICHASEQSQKSNLADLGRRLGQHVVGMAPLSVGSLEDEPGGDTETKMLAQPFLLDPSITLGQYVQPQGVSVLDFVRFECGEDTEIPEAEETQQRLAQEENSS